The following proteins come from a genomic window of Natronosalvus vescus:
- the gatE gene encoding Glu-tRNA(Gln) amidotransferase subunit GatE translates to MTTAHDYEALGLVAGLEIHQQLDTASKLFCTCPTELREPEASARQFTRYLHPTRSELGELDEAAVEESKVEREFTYLAYDTTCLVEEDDEPPHRLDDEALETVLEVAQLMDMTPVDQANVMRKIVVDGSNTSGFQRSTLVATGGAIETSEGAVGIEDMMLEEESAQRVDETDDGVVYSLDRLGIPLVEIGTSPDIRTPEQAQEAAERIGMLLRSTGKVKRGLGTIRQDVNVSIADGARVEIKGVQSLDDIADIVRTEVGRQAELVDIRDELAAQEATVHEPQDVSTVFADTGSGVVAGALNDGGSVFGVRLEGFDGLVGREIATDRRLGTEFSDHAKRHGAGGIFHTDELPAYGVTDDEVAALRDAVDAGEADAVAIVAAATEVAESAIEAVAARAQTAIDGVPEETRGANQDGTTRYLRPLPGAARMYPETDVPPVELDPSDVAKPELLTEKVDRYRAEHDLDAGLAEQVAFGTHMPLFESVVADGINPTFAATTLESTLTELRRDDVPVENLTDEHLETVFAMADGGDLAKEGVPDLLSAIATDPDRDPAAVAEEAGLGSAAEDDVREAVIEVVERNAGQVEDEGMQAFSGLMGECMGALRGKADGDLVSQVLREEIQKRA, encoded by the coding sequence ATGACCACAGCGCACGATTACGAGGCACTGGGCCTCGTCGCCGGCCTGGAGATTCACCAGCAACTGGACACGGCGTCGAAACTGTTCTGTACCTGTCCGACCGAGCTCCGCGAGCCCGAGGCGTCAGCGCGTCAGTTTACCCGTTACCTTCACCCGACGCGGAGCGAACTGGGCGAACTCGACGAGGCCGCCGTCGAGGAGAGCAAGGTCGAACGGGAGTTCACCTACCTCGCCTACGACACCACCTGCCTCGTCGAGGAGGACGACGAGCCGCCACACCGCCTCGACGACGAGGCCCTCGAGACGGTACTCGAGGTCGCACAACTGATGGACATGACGCCGGTCGATCAGGCGAACGTCATGCGCAAGATCGTCGTCGACGGGTCGAACACCTCCGGGTTCCAGCGCTCGACGCTCGTCGCCACCGGCGGCGCGATCGAGACCAGTGAGGGTGCGGTCGGCATCGAGGACATGATGCTCGAGGAGGAGAGCGCCCAGCGCGTCGACGAGACCGACGACGGCGTCGTCTACAGCCTGGATCGCCTCGGCATTCCCCTCGTCGAAATCGGTACCAGTCCGGACATCCGGACTCCCGAACAGGCCCAGGAGGCCGCCGAACGCATCGGTATGTTGCTGCGCTCGACGGGGAAGGTTAAACGTGGCCTCGGCACCATCCGCCAGGACGTCAACGTCTCCATCGCCGACGGTGCCCGCGTCGAGATCAAGGGCGTCCAGAGCCTGGACGACATCGCCGACATCGTCAGGACGGAGGTCGGTCGCCAGGCCGAACTCGTCGACATCCGGGACGAACTCGCGGCCCAGGAGGCGACCGTTCACGAGCCCCAGGACGTGAGTACTGTCTTCGCAGACACCGGCAGCGGCGTCGTCGCCGGCGCGCTGAACGACGGCGGTTCCGTCTTCGGCGTTCGCCTCGAGGGGTTCGACGGCCTGGTCGGTCGCGAAATCGCCACCGACCGTCGCCTCGGGACGGAGTTCTCCGATCACGCGAAACGCCACGGCGCAGGCGGCATCTTCCACACCGACGAACTCCCTGCTTACGGCGTCACCGACGACGAGGTCGCCGCTCTCCGGGACGCCGTGGATGCCGGCGAGGCTGACGCCGTCGCCATCGTCGCCGCGGCTACCGAGGTCGCCGAATCCGCGATCGAGGCCGTCGCCGCGCGAGCCCAAACGGCCATCGACGGCGTTCCAGAGGAGACCCGCGGAGCGAACCAGGATGGGACGACTCGCTACCTCCGCCCGCTCCCTGGGGCGGCACGGATGTATCCCGAAACTGACGTCCCACCGGTCGAACTCGACCCGAGCGACGTTGCGAAACCCGAATTGCTCACCGAGAAGGTCGATCGCTACCGGGCCGAGCACGACCTCGACGCCGGTCTCGCCGAACAGGTCGCATTCGGCACCCACATGCCACTGTTCGAATCCGTCGTCGCCGACGGGATCAATCCCACCTTCGCTGCCACGACGCTCGAGTCGACGCTGACCGAACTCCGCCGGGACGACGTACCCGTCGAGAACCTGACCGACGAGCACCTCGAGACGGTGTTCGCGATGGCCGACGGTGGCGACCTGGCCAAAGAAGGCGTACCGGATCTGCTTTCGGCGATAGCGACCGATCCCGACCGAGATCCGGCAGCCGTCGCCGAGGAAGCGGGACTCGGTTCCGCCGCCGAAGACGACGTCCGCGAGGCCGTCATCGAGGTCGTCGAGCGAAACGCCGGCCAGGTCGAAGACGAGGGAATGCAAGCGTTCTCGGGTCTCATGGGCGAGTGTATGGGTGCGCTTCGCGGGAAAGCTGACGGCGACCTGGTCAGTCAGGTGTTGCGAGAAGAGATACAGAAGCGCGCATAG
- a CDS encoding H/ACA ribonucleoprotein complex subunit GAR1: MRRIGTVVRVSQGLAVLRAPGDTDDDAYDAIGTIVLDDSLEKVGRVVDVFGPVEEPYLAVTPDSGVHLPGLVGSALYAR; the protein is encoded by the coding sequence ATGCGCCGAATCGGCACCGTCGTGCGCGTGTCCCAGGGTCTCGCTGTGCTCCGGGCACCCGGCGATACCGACGACGACGCGTACGACGCAATCGGCACGATCGTCCTCGACGACTCCCTCGAGAAGGTTGGTCGCGTCGTCGACGTCTTCGGCCCCGTCGAGGAGCCGTATCTGGCGGTCACGCCCGACTCCGGGGTTCACCTTCCGGGACTGGTCGGGTCGGCGTTGTACGCCCGGTGA
- the cysS gene encoding cysteine--tRNA ligase, whose amino-acid sequence MTLRVTNTLTGEKEPFEPQNPDDVLLYYCGLTVSDPPHLGHARSWVHVDVMHRWLEYLGYGVRHVENFTDVNEKIVARVGQDDLGESEAEVATTYIQQTITDMRSLNLLRAEVYPRVSEHVPEIIDLVETLVDGGYAYESNGSVYFDVTSFDGYGALSNQRLESIEAQGEPDEQAEKRHPADFALWKAGGVSPEAVRGHSKGATWERPPAGQTWDSPWGEGRPGWHIECSAMSMTHLGKTLDLHVGGRDLVFPHHENEIAQSEAATGQRFARYWLHCELFQMGEEKMSSSLGNFVTVDEAVDRWGTNVLRTFLTAGSYNSQQLYSDETISEAEERWERLERAYERCVDALDSPEARSKHEDGGLRNAVDEAREAFTEAMNDDFNTREAQSALLEIASEINRHLEGDGYEGGDNDENGNDGYDYRGLKTAVEALEELGDVLGLTFGDGEPAGNVELAGQVVELVLDVREQERESGNYERADDLRDELEGLGVEVQDTDDGPTYRLP is encoded by the coding sequence ATGACCCTACGCGTGACGAACACGTTGACGGGCGAGAAAGAGCCCTTCGAGCCACAGAACCCCGACGACGTCCTCCTCTACTACTGTGGCCTGACGGTCTCTGATCCGCCCCACCTCGGCCACGCCCGCTCGTGGGTACACGTCGACGTGATGCACCGCTGGCTCGAGTATCTCGGATACGGCGTCCGTCACGTCGAGAACTTCACGGACGTCAACGAGAAGATCGTCGCCCGCGTCGGCCAGGACGACCTCGGCGAGAGCGAAGCCGAGGTCGCGACAACCTACATTCAGCAGACGATTACGGACATGCGCTCACTGAACCTCCTTCGAGCGGAGGTCTACCCGCGGGTGTCCGAACACGTTCCCGAAATCATCGACCTCGTCGAGACGCTAGTCGATGGTGGGTACGCCTACGAATCCAACGGCTCGGTCTACTTCGACGTGACCAGCTTCGACGGGTACGGCGCGCTCTCGAACCAGCGCCTCGAGTCGATCGAGGCCCAGGGCGAACCCGACGAGCAGGCCGAAAAGCGACACCCGGCCGATTTCGCCCTCTGGAAGGCCGGTGGCGTCTCCCCGGAGGCCGTTCGCGGACACAGCAAGGGGGCAACCTGGGAGCGGCCACCCGCCGGACAAACCTGGGACTCCCCCTGGGGCGAGGGGCGCCCGGGCTGGCACATCGAGTGCTCGGCGATGAGCATGACCCACCTCGGGAAGACGCTCGACCTCCACGTCGGCGGTCGCGACCTCGTCTTTCCCCACCACGAAAACGAGATTGCCCAGAGCGAGGCTGCGACGGGACAGCGCTTCGCCCGCTACTGGCTCCACTGCGAACTGTTCCAGATGGGCGAGGAGAAGATGTCCTCGAGCCTCGGAAACTTCGTCACCGTCGACGAGGCGGTCGACCGATGGGGAACGAACGTCCTCCGCACGTTCCTCACCGCGGGATCGTACAACAGTCAGCAGCTCTACTCCGACGAGACGATCTCCGAGGCCGAGGAACGCTGGGAGCGCCTCGAGCGGGCCTACGAGAGGTGCGTCGACGCCCTCGACTCGCCGGAAGCACGGTCGAAACACGAGGACGGGGGGCTTCGAAACGCCGTCGACGAGGCCCGTGAGGCCTTCACCGAGGCGATGAACGACGACTTCAACACCCGGGAGGCGCAGTCCGCGCTGCTCGAGATCGCGAGCGAAATCAACCGTCACCTCGAGGGTGACGGGTACGAGGGCGGCGATAACGACGAGAACGGGAACGACGGGTACGACTACCGCGGCCTCAAAACGGCCGTCGAGGCGCTCGAGGAACTCGGCGACGTGCTCGGGCTGACCTTCGGTGACGGCGAACCCGCCGGGAACGTCGAACTTGCGGGACAGGTCGTCGAACTCGTACTCGACGTCCGCGAACAGGAGCGCGAGAGCGGCAACTACGAGCGAGCGGACGACTTACGGGACGAACTCGAGGGACTGGGGGTCGAAGTGCAGGATACCGACGACGGGCCGACGTATCGGCTTCCGTAG
- a CDS encoding DUF7523 family protein has protein sequence MSLSLAAETRQAVDAHPFLRNALRAGVLNYTAAARFLAVDGDVDAVATALRRYADDLESPAASEQNVRVRMQSGVGPVDDPEKALVSIGTTTLGTDGLETPYTAILTTGEVGSRALATALETLSIADIDVIVAGGDADSMVLVVDRLEGANAVRAVEQGLESMLE, from the coding sequence ATGTCGCTATCACTCGCAGCCGAGACCCGCCAGGCGGTGGACGCGCACCCGTTTTTGCGCAACGCCCTCCGTGCGGGCGTCCTCAATTACACCGCTGCCGCGCGTTTTCTCGCCGTCGACGGCGACGTTGATGCCGTCGCGACGGCGCTCAGACGCTACGCAGACGACCTCGAGAGCCCGGCAGCGAGCGAGCAAAACGTTCGCGTTAGAATGCAAAGCGGGGTTGGACCCGTCGACGACCCCGAAAAGGCACTGGTTTCGATCGGAACGACGACGCTCGGCACCGACGGATTGGAGACCCCGTACACGGCGATTCTCACGACCGGCGAAGTCGGGTCTCGAGCGCTGGCAACGGCGCTCGAGACCCTCTCCATCGCGGATATCGACGTTATTGTAGCGGGTGGTGACGCCGACTCGATGGTACTCGTGGTCGATCGGCTCGAGGGTGCAAACGCCGTCCGAGCGGTCGAGCAGGGTCTCGAGTCGATGCTCGAGTAA
- a CDS encoding BolA family protein, which yields MEPEAVESLIESGLEDVDVTVTRARGDHDDDHLAATVVSPAFEGVPLVQQHQLVYDTLGEHMTTDIHALELSTYTPEEYAARAEK from the coding sequence ATGGAACCCGAAGCCGTCGAATCACTCATCGAATCGGGGCTCGAGGACGTCGACGTCACCGTCACCCGCGCTCGCGGTGATCACGATGACGACCACCTGGCCGCGACCGTCGTCTCGCCCGCGTTCGAGGGCGTCCCCCTCGTCCAGCAACACCAACTCGTTTACGACACGCTCGGCGAGCACATGACGACCGACATACACGCACTCGAACTCTCGACGTACACGCCCGAGGAGTACGCCGCTCGAGCCGAAAAGTGA
- the btuC gene encoding vitamin B12 ABC transporter permease BtuC yields the protein MERPGRVIAWSVGLAMLLVAVTIGSAALGPVRIDPVTVTKAMLNVLVVPVGLEWTPTAIPVLDRPISRPALAYASVFGFEVHGPHQTIVGDVRLPRIALAGTVGFGLAAAGTVMQGFFRNPLADPSIIGVSTGAAAGAVAAIAFPALVPFGSLHLSAFVGAIATALLVYAIATDGGRTPVATLLLAGVAVQAFLGALISYMLVHSGDGLRQAVIWMMGNLHASNWGDVRFALPFAIVGVAVLAGYTREMNILLLGEEEAHHLGVNVERTKLLLLVIATVVTAAGVAVAGVIGFVGLVVPHIMRLIVGPDHRILLPTSAFAGASFLVLTDTIARTGAEQVAVGIVPVGIVTAALGAPFFLFLLVRQEVHSL from the coding sequence ATGGAACGACCGGGGCGGGTAATCGCGTGGTCTGTCGGCCTAGCGATGCTGCTCGTCGCCGTCACGATCGGGAGTGCCGCCCTCGGTCCCGTCAGAATCGATCCAGTCACCGTCACGAAAGCCATGCTCAACGTACTCGTCGTCCCGGTTGGGCTCGAGTGGACGCCGACAGCAATCCCCGTGCTCGACCGACCGATATCGCGGCCAGCACTCGCCTACGCATCGGTGTTCGGATTCGAGGTTCACGGCCCACACCAGACGATCGTTGGCGACGTTCGCCTGCCCCGGATCGCCCTGGCCGGGACTGTCGGGTTCGGCCTCGCCGCCGCCGGAACCGTAATGCAGGGGTTCTTCCGAAATCCGCTGGCCGATCCGTCGATCATCGGCGTCTCGACCGGTGCTGCCGCCGGTGCCGTTGCCGCTATCGCCTTCCCGGCGCTGGTTCCCTTCGGCAGCCTCCACCTCTCGGCGTTCGTCGGCGCGATTGCGACGGCGTTGCTCGTGTACGCCATCGCAACCGATGGAGGGCGGACGCCGGTCGCAACCTTGCTCCTCGCGGGCGTCGCCGTCCAGGCCTTTCTCGGTGCGCTCATCTCCTACATGCTCGTTCACAGTGGGGATGGCCTCCGACAGGCAGTCATCTGGATGATGGGAAACCTCCACGCCAGCAACTGGGGCGACGTGAGGTTCGCCCTGCCGTTCGCCATCGTCGGCGTCGCCGTGCTCGCGGGCTACACCCGGGAGATGAACATTTTGTTGCTCGGTGAGGAGGAAGCACACCACCTCGGCGTCAACGTCGAGCGAACTAAGCTCCTGTTGCTCGTCATCGCGACCGTCGTCACCGCGGCAGGGGTCGCCGTCGCGGGCGTCATCGGGTTCGTCGGCCTCGTCGTCCCCCATATCATGCGCCTGATCGTCGGCCCGGATCACCGTATCTTGCTGCCCACGAGCGCGTTCGCTGGGGCGTCGTTTCTCGTCCTCACGGACACGATCGCTCGAACCGGCGCCGAGCAGGTGGCGGTCGGCATCGTACCGGTCGGCATCGTCACGGCCGCCCTCGGCGCGCCGTTTTTCCTCTTCTTACTCGTTCGCCAGGAGGTGCATTCGCTATGA
- a CDS encoding PGF-CTERM-anchored ABC transporter substrate-binding protein produces MRRLLIILIAVLTITAGVGPAIAAGTTTAATGTAQSDVACDYPIELEDATGEQFTFDEQPDSIVALYPSDAQLVFRIGADDRLDGMPIGEYTDSLDVDGQTDISADDGVTPVAEEIIALEPDIVIASDVVMFDEELLEQLRDAGLDVYVYDTAESIDEIHEDLETAGQLTGSCTGAEIASEWMDDRLSIVETALEDEPRPLALYMLDDQGFTTGSTTFQHEVLTTAGVENLAAEAGIEGWEPISDETVIEHDPDWILYGDDAYDEPPVSEAVHETTAMQEGQHFGIDANAASQPAPDVVFAVEEIFAGVHGDVHAEVEADLETVDEEYESSLAAIEESDGDDDSAEGADTDESSDDDVDASPDQDTDDSGDDTEDSIPGFGVPVAVAALVGLLGFRLRQR; encoded by the coding sequence ATGCGACGACTACTCATCATCTTGATTGCGGTACTCACCATCACCGCTGGCGTCGGCCCTGCCATCGCGGCAGGAACGACTACCGCGGCGACTGGCACCGCCCAATCCGACGTGGCGTGTGACTACCCGATCGAACTCGAGGACGCAACCGGCGAACAGTTCACATTCGACGAGCAACCCGATTCGATCGTCGCGCTCTATCCGAGCGACGCCCAGCTGGTGTTCAGGATCGGTGCCGACGACCGACTCGACGGGATGCCCATCGGAGAGTACACGGACAGTCTCGACGTGGACGGACAGACCGACATCAGCGCCGACGACGGCGTGACCCCCGTTGCCGAGGAGATTATTGCACTCGAGCCCGACATCGTCATCGCCTCTGACGTCGTCATGTTCGACGAGGAACTCCTCGAGCAACTTCGAGACGCCGGTCTCGACGTCTACGTCTACGACACTGCCGAGAGCATCGACGAGATCCACGAGGATCTCGAGACGGCCGGCCAGCTTACGGGTTCCTGTACGGGGGCTGAAATCGCTTCCGAGTGGATGGACGACCGACTCTCGATCGTCGAAACCGCCCTCGAGGACGAGCCACGGCCGCTCGCGCTGTACATGCTCGACGATCAGGGCTTCACTACCGGATCGACCACGTTCCAGCACGAAGTGCTGACGACCGCTGGCGTCGAGAACCTCGCCGCCGAAGCCGGCATCGAGGGCTGGGAGCCGATTAGCGACGAGACCGTGATCGAACACGATCCCGACTGGATCCTCTACGGCGACGATGCCTACGACGAACCGCCGGTATCGGAGGCCGTCCACGAGACGACGGCGATGCAGGAGGGGCAACACTTCGGCATCGACGCCAACGCCGCGAGCCAGCCCGCACCGGACGTCGTGTTCGCGGTCGAAGAGATCTTCGCCGGTGTACACGGCGACGTTCACGCCGAGGTCGAAGCCGACCTCGAGACCGTCGACGAGGAGTACGAATCGTCACTCGCCGCGATCGAGGAATCGGACGGCGACGACGATTCGGCCGAGGGAGCGGACACTGACGAATCGTCGGACGACGATGTCGATGCGAGTCCTGATCAGGACACGGACGACAGTGGGGATGACACCGAGGACTCGATACCAGGATTCGGCGTGCCCGTTGCCGTCGCCGCGCTCGTGGGACTGCTCGGATTCCGCCTTCGACAGCGGTAA
- a CDS encoding DUF6517 family protein, with amino-acid sequence MDEQPSRRHLLATTSAVAIAATAGCVGDLLDDATTFSASPAEVSGSAQSETGYDHRETDSFSEEREVAGETVEVTNYLAEYTRSLEVAALGGSYEAAVFATICSPQVSVAGQDFNPLAEMDTREIIRIVQEQYEDLQIGDRINERSVDGLEQTLTVESYEGQARLIGEGEIDVCFDVSTPDHGGDHLVLIAVYPNSEQGGVDVLPDEAEHVDTLLSNLEHGDD; translated from the coding sequence ATGGACGAGCAACCAAGCCGTCGACACCTCCTTGCGACGACATCGGCAGTAGCCATCGCGGCGACCGCGGGATGTGTAGGCGATCTCCTCGACGACGCCACCACGTTCAGCGCCTCGCCGGCCGAGGTATCGGGTTCGGCACAGTCGGAGACGGGGTACGATCACCGAGAAACCGATTCGTTCAGCGAGGAACGGGAGGTTGCCGGCGAAACCGTCGAGGTGACGAACTACCTCGCGGAGTACACGCGCTCGCTGGAGGTGGCCGCACTCGGTGGGAGCTACGAGGCCGCTGTCTTTGCGACGATCTGTTCACCACAGGTGAGCGTTGCCGGACAGGACTTCAACCCGCTCGCGGAGATGGACACTCGCGAGATCATACGAATTGTCCAGGAGCAGTACGAGGATCTGCAGATCGGCGACCGCATCAACGAGCGCAGTGTGGACGGACTCGAGCAAACGCTCACCGTCGAATCCTACGAGGGACAGGCGAGACTGATCGGTGAGGGCGAAATCGACGTCTGTTTCGACGTCTCGACGCCGGATCACGGCGGCGACCACCTGGTGCTGATCGCCGTCTATCCGAACTCCGAACAGGGTGGTGTCGACGTGTTGCCGGACGAAGCCGAGCACGTCGATACGCTCCTCTCTAATCTCGAGCACGGCGACGACTGA
- the srp19 gene encoding signal recognition particle subunit SRP19, with amino-acid sequence MVENVIWPAYLDATRTRAEGRRVPLELAVEEPTVEEIAKAVQQIGYDAIVERDKAYAREHWQPRGRVVVRGTEDSTKNDLVQAVAAYVVAMRE; translated from the coding sequence ATGGTCGAGAACGTCATCTGGCCCGCGTACCTCGATGCGACGCGTACGCGGGCCGAGGGGCGGCGGGTGCCCCTCGAGTTGGCAGTCGAAGAGCCGACGGTCGAAGAGATCGCCAAAGCCGTCCAGCAGATCGGGTACGACGCCATCGTCGAACGGGATAAGGCGTACGCCAGGGAGCACTGGCAGCCCCGTGGCCGCGTCGTCGTCCGGGGGACGGAGGACTCGACGAAGAACGACCTCGTCCAGGCAGTCGCGGCGTACGTCGTCGCGATGCGAGAGTGA
- a CDS encoding presenilin family intramembrane aspartyl protease PSH, which produces MNDRFRFGAAIGFTCLLFLGVQLGALSLVEPFTAAEMQAVEDPEDPTNSLFYIVAILVMTALMLAAFKYDLQWIIRGVIVGVSVLLAWFVFAVIFPPIAFVGSVGLLPLLAALAVGGALLVYPEWYVIDLAGVVMGAGAAGLFGISLGIFPVIILLVVLAVYDAISVYRTKHMLDLAEGVMDLRIPVILVIPTSLSYSYLATNETPGGIENVRDSSGESIPNGGDDTDGDETKSYAETDAAPANEAATPADGDTTPTDEAATPADGDDDQRPAPEGVRDALFIGLGDAVIPTILIASAASFLDHGTIEVPLIALNTPALGGIVGTLAGLLVLMYMVLQGRPHAGLPLLNTGAIGGYLIGALWAGVPLLTALGL; this is translated from the coding sequence ATGAACGATCGGTTTCGGTTCGGCGCAGCGATCGGATTTACCTGTCTGTTGTTCCTGGGCGTCCAACTGGGCGCGCTCTCGCTCGTCGAACCGTTCACTGCCGCGGAGATGCAGGCGGTCGAGGATCCCGAGGATCCGACGAACAGCCTCTTTTACATCGTTGCGATCCTCGTGATGACGGCGCTGATGCTCGCGGCATTCAAGTACGACCTGCAGTGGATCATCCGCGGCGTGATCGTCGGGGTGAGCGTCCTGCTCGCGTGGTTCGTCTTCGCGGTTATCTTCCCACCCATCGCGTTCGTCGGCTCGGTCGGCCTCCTACCACTCCTCGCGGCGCTGGCCGTCGGCGGTGCACTCCTCGTCTATCCCGAGTGGTACGTCATCGACCTCGCCGGTGTCGTGATGGGGGCTGGTGCTGCCGGTCTGTTCGGGATCAGCCTCGGTATCTTCCCCGTGATCATCCTGCTCGTCGTGTTGGCCGTCTACGATGCGATCAGCGTCTACCGGACGAAGCACATGCTCGACCTGGCCGAGGGCGTGATGGATCTCCGAATTCCGGTGATCCTCGTCATCCCGACCTCGCTCTCGTACTCCTACCTCGCGACGAACGAGACGCCGGGTGGGATCGAAAACGTTCGCGACTCGAGTGGTGAATCTATACCAAACGGCGGGGACGACACTGACGGAGATGAGACTAAATCTTACGCGGAGACCGACGCCGCTCCAGCCAACGAAGCCGCCACTCCGGCCGACGGCGACACCACTCCGACGGACGAAGCCGCCACTCCGGCCGACGGCGACGACGACCAGCGCCCTGCCCCCGAAGGTGTCCGTGATGCGCTCTTCATCGGTCTCGGCGATGCGGTCATCCCGACGATTCTGATCGCCAGCGCCGCGTCGTTCCTCGATCACGGAACCATCGAAGTTCCGCTCATCGCGCTCAACACACCCGCACTCGGCGGCATCGTCGGAACGCTCGCTGGCTTACTCGTATTGATGTACATGGTGCTCCAGGGTCGACCGCACGCGGGCCTCCCGCTCCTGAACACGGGTGCCATTGGGGGCTATCTCATCGGTGCACTCTGGGCCGGCGTCCCGCTTCTCACGGCGCTTGGGCTGTGA
- a CDS encoding heme ABC transporter ATP-binding protein, with the protein MTTAENPLVHAENLEVAYGSLSVLEDVSVDISRGEFVGLVGPNGAGKTTLLRALSGAITPSSGRVRIDGTRIDAVNSRASSRLVGVVPQNTSLSFSFDVRSVVEMGRYAHRSRFAPPSQADREHVDRALERTRTLQFADRQIDAVSGGERQRVLLARAIAQDTPLLLLDEPTASLDVNHQVETLELARDLIDDGRTIVAAIHDLDLAARYCDRLLLVADGAICADGDPDTVLTADMLDQTFDANATVTRNPVTGTTSVTAFPHQTTPDGESLESALDGRRVHVLGTGQPAVGACSRLERAGVTVSAGPAPAGGVVEDVAERLSLVCVTTEPFSPVTDDAREETGGLIESADVTVLAGFDLSAGNQRLLEVIDPADPLVAVETGIDRSFAGPEATARYRQVLDSALEATPETLLEATAEVLRAGGQVTKDSSEELDGDGETSTEELVDDGEPSTHDHGGEPDQRDATWSPIDSRTDD; encoded by the coding sequence ATGACCACTGCTGAGAACCCGCTCGTCCACGCCGAGAATCTCGAGGTCGCCTACGGATCTCTCTCCGTCCTCGAGGACGTCAGCGTCGACATCTCTCGCGGCGAGTTCGTCGGCCTCGTCGGGCCGAACGGGGCCGGAAAGACGACACTCCTCCGGGCGCTCAGCGGGGCGATCACTCCCTCGAGCGGGCGGGTGCGGATCGACGGAACGCGCATCGACGCGGTGAACTCCCGGGCCTCGAGTCGTCTCGTCGGCGTCGTTCCCCAGAACACCTCGCTGTCCTTCTCCTTCGACGTTCGCAGCGTCGTCGAGATGGGACGATACGCCCACCGGTCGCGTTTTGCACCGCCCTCCCAGGCGGATCGCGAGCACGTCGACCGGGCACTCGAGCGGACTCGAACGCTCCAGTTCGCCGACCGACAGATCGACGCGGTTAGCGGCGGCGAGCGCCAGCGAGTGTTACTCGCGCGCGCTATCGCCCAGGATACGCCCCTGTTGTTGCTCGACGAGCCGACCGCAAGTCTCGACGTGAACCACCAAGTCGAGACACTCGAGTTGGCGCGCGACCTGATCGACGACGGTCGAACGATCGTCGCGGCGATTCACGATCTCGACCTCGCGGCACGCTACTGCGATCGCCTGCTCCTGGTCGCCGACGGGGCGATCTGTGCCGACGGCGATCCGGACACGGTGCTCACCGCTGACATGCTCGATCAGACCTTCGATGCGAACGCGACGGTGACGCGAAATCCGGTGACTGGAACGACGAGCGTGACGGCGTTTCCCCATCAGACGACCCCCGACGGCGAGTCACTCGAGAGTGCCCTCGACGGCCGTCGCGTCCACGTTCTGGGGACGGGCCAGCCAGCAGTGGGTGCGTGCAGTCGGCTCGAGCGCGCCGGTGTGACTGTTTCTGCCGGGCCGGCTCCAGCTGGTGGCGTGGTCGAAGACGTCGCCGAACGCCTGTCGCTCGTGTGCGTCACGACCGAGCCGTTCTCGCCGGTCACCGATGACGCACGGGAGGAGACTGGCGGACTCATCGAGTCGGCCGACGTCACAGTCCTCGCCGGATTCGACCTGTCGGCCGGCAATCAGCGCCTCCTCGAGGTGATCGATCCCGCCGATCCGCTGGTCGCCGTCGAAACTGGTATCGACCGGTCGTTCGCCGGGCCTGAGGCGACCGCCCGCTACCGCCAGGTACTCGATTCGGCGCTCGAAGCGACGCCCGAAACGCTGCTCGAGGCGACGGCCGAGGTGCTCCGTGCGGGTGGGCAGGTGACGAAAGACTCTTCCGAGGAACTCGACGGCGACGGCGAGACGAGCACCGAGGAACTCGTCGATGACGGTGAACCGAGCACCCACGACCACGGTGGCGAACCCGACCAGCGTGACGCCACCTGGTCACCGATCGATTCGCGAACGGACGATTAA